The Ammospiza nelsoni isolate bAmmNel1 chromosome 27, bAmmNel1.pri, whole genome shotgun sequence genome contains a region encoding:
- the ABHD17A gene encoding alpha/beta hydrolase domain-containing protein 17A — protein MNGLSISQLCCLFCCPPCPSRIAAKLAFLPPEPTYAMVPEPEPVGSTGSLRGAAGRWKLHLKDRADFQYSQRELDNIEVFVTKSSRGNRVGCMYVRCVPGARYTVLFSHGNAVDLGQMSSFYIGLGTRINCNIFSYDYSGYGVSTGRPSERNLYSDIDAAWQALRTRYGISPENIILYGQSIGTVPTVDLASRYECAAIVLHSPLTSGMRVAFPDTKKTYWFDAFPNIEKISKITSPVLIIHGTEDEVIDFSHGLALFERCPKAVEPLWVDGAGHNDIELYSQYLERLRKFISQELASQRN, from the exons ATGAACGGGCTGTCGATCAGCCAACTGTGCTGCCTCTTCTGCTGCCCGCCCTGCCCCAGCCGCATCGCGGCCAAGCTGGCCTTCCTGCCCCCGGAGCCCACCTACGCCATGGTGCCCGAGCCCGAGCCCGTGGGCAGCACCGGCTCCCTGCGCGGGGCCGCGGGCCGCTGGAAGCTGCACCTGAAGGACAGGGCGGATTTCCAGTACTCCCAGCGGGAGCTGGACAACATCGAGGTGTTCGTCACCAAGAGCAGCCGGGGTAACCGCGTCGGCTGCATGTACGTCCGCTGCGTGCCCGGCGCCAG GTACACGGTGCTCTTCTCCCATGGCAACGCCGTGGACCTGGGGCAGATGAGCAGCTTCTACATCGGGCTGGGCACGCGCATCAACTGCAACATCTTCTCCTACGACTACTCCGGCTACGGCGTGAGCACGGGCCGGCCCTCGGAGCGCAACCTCTACTCCGACATCGACGCCGCGTGGCAGGCGCTGCGCACGCG GTATGGGATCAGCCCGGAGAACATCATTTTGTACGGACAGAGCATCGGCACCGTGCCCACGGTTGACCTGGCCTCGCGCTACGAGTGTGCGGCCATCGTGCTGCACTCCCCGCTCACCTCCGGCATGCGCGTCGCCTTCCCCGACACCAAGAAGACCTACTGGTTCGATGCCTTCCCCAA CATCGAGAAGATCTCCAAAATCACCTCTCCTGTGCTCATCATCCACGGTACAGAGGACGAAGTCATCGACTTCTCGCACGGCCTGGCGCTGTTTGAGCGCTGCCCCAAGGCCGTGGAGCCGCTGTGGGTGGACGGGGCAGGGCACAATGACATTGAACTCTACAGCCAGTACCTCGAGCGCCTTCGGAAATTCATCTCCCAGGAGCTGGCCAGCCAACGCAACTAG